The sequence CCAGCCCCAACGGTTGGTTTCGACAAATTTGGAAGATCCATCATAGCGGAACTGCACTTCGGCAATGTACCTTTCACCATAGGCATAATTAACCCGACCAAACATGGCGGAGTTAGAGATCTCATACAGGTCACCGGAACCGCCCTGCATGCCACCTTGCTGGTTTTCATTCATGCCACCCACGAGGTATTCCATGGCAAAGGCCAGGTCGCGTTGGGCATAAAAGTTATCTCCTTTCCGATTTTGGGTTTCAAAGCCCAAAAGTCCCGAAACGGCATGAACCTTATCGAAGGTTCGTTTATAATTGATCAGGAACTGGCCCAAAAACTGCTGTCTGCTGTATAACTCTCTTCTTATCTGATTAGGGGAACTATTATTATAGAGCTTTGACACATAGGAGTCTTCTACAGGATCATACATGTACTGATAATATTCCCTCCGATAAATATCATTATCATCTCCACGATAGTCGAAACTCACGAGTCCTTTTGCGGACAATCCTTCCAGATCACTGGAAACCGTACCAAAATCAAATTCCAGTGATGCTGAAGACTGAAAGTACTTTTGCTTGTATTTTCTATGTCCGGAGACATCAGCCCTCATCATGGCAATGGTATTCTGCTCTAAGTCCAGCCCTTCATAGTTCAACATGGTATTTTCTGGATCTGCATAAGCAGGAAAGAGCACCCCTTGTCTCCAGTAATTCCGAATGATATCCACTGCACTGGAATACGGTGAATTTCGCTGATCGGCGACTCCGCTGAGGTTCAGGTTAAAGTCCAACCCCTTGGTGATTTCCGTAGTGATATTAGACCTAAGGTTGATTTTGTTGTAATTCATATCACCGGATTTGAAAATTCCCTCTTGATACATGTATCCTCCGGCGATATAGTACTGGGTCTTCTCCGTTCCTCCTGAGATACTGATATCATGCTGGCTTTGTGGAGCATAATCACTGACCAGTAAGGCATTCCAATCCGTCGTGCGCCGGCGTCCTGTTCGGAAAGCTTCGAAATCATCATCCTGATAAATCAGGTTTCCCCCATTGATATTGTTCATGGCCATTTCGTTGTAAAGGGTCATGGTCTCGTAGGGGTCCGCAAGCGCGGGGAATCCAGATGGGCTCTGCAAGGTATAAGAACCATTATAGGTAACCTTAGCTTTTCCACTGTCACTTCCTCTTTTGGTGGTGACGAGCACCACGCCATTTGCGGCCCGTGCACCATATATGGCTGCCGAAGCATCCTTCAGCACTGACACCTCGTCGATATCTGTCGGATTGAGACGCTGAAAATCAGCCATGGTTCGTTGGATACCATCGATCACAATCAACGGGGCCCCTAACCCGCGAATATCAAATGAAGCATTAAACGTACCCGGTTCAGCACTTTTTTGCCAGACACGTACCCCAGCTATCCTACCGGTAAGCATATTCTGTGGGTTTTCATTCTTGGTTCGAAGCATTTCGTCACCTTTAATATTGGCCACAGAGCCTGTCATGGTCACTTTCTCCTGCATGCCATATCCCACGACGACGACCTCTCCCAATTGCTGGGTATCCGGCATCATCTTTACTTCGATCACTGATCGTGTTCCCACTTTGACATTTTGGGTAACGTATCCAATAAATGAAAATGTCAACACTGTATCATCATCAGGCACAGTCAAGGTATAGTTCCCATCAAGGTCCGTGGTCGTTCCTGATAAGGTACCCTTTAGCAATACATTCACTCCCGGCATAGGAGTACCGTCTTCTGCTACTACCGTTCCAGAAACGGTTTTATCTTCCTCCTGTACCTTCTGATCATCCACAAGAGCATGAACAGAAGCTAATACTGAAGCATGAACAGGAGCATTGCCAAAGTACAGTAAAGCGGCTCCCATTAAGGAATACTTCATCAGCCCTGTGGAAAATTGCTTATATATCTTTTGCATAAATTTTAGGCTATTTTGTTTTTATCATTGTCGTTAAAGATACTTTCCATCTTTATCACTTGGTCAGCTCATAGCGTGACAACACGGCATATTCTGCTGCAAATGCGAAATTGAACATCCCCTCTGTCCTGTTATTATTGTCGGTCAGGCTCCAGCCTACCAGTAAATTGGTCGGTAAAAATCCCTCATGGAGAAAATTATCGTAGCCATAATCCAAGTTTTGCTGGAAAGTACCGATGTACTCCGAGGCAGCTCCATAGAATGGGTGAACATCTACATAGCCGCGCATCAATACCCCATTGAACCAGTTATTAAAGCCGCTGATATCGTAACTGTAATACCCTTCATGGGATTGGTCAGGTTTTGCGAAATATTGGAAACTATCGTCAGAAAGCCCCTTAACATCCTGAAGATAAACTTCGTCGTTTGTCGTTCTGTATAAGTCTGCCGCTCCCGACAGCATGGTACCGGAGTTATAGGAAATGGCAGGCCCCACCCGATCCTGGCAAGTGATGCCCTTACGGTACTCTGTGCCGTTGACAGTCTCCGTTTGTGGATTTCCAGGAGAACAACCACCTCTCATATCATCATAGACGCCATCAGACCTCAGGAGACGATCCTTTTGCCAATTGTATACTTTCTGCGCAAAATCTGCATAGTAATCACTTTTGTTCACCTGCATGGTCTTCCTGGTCTGCTTGTCGTCAGCATCGATGTACCGGTAAGTGATCTCATCACTTTTACCTTCATAGATTTCATGCAGCCACACCAGTGGACTTACCATAGGACCATTGCTGCATGCATGCTTGGTCACATAGCCTGGCCCCCAAGTGATACCGCCTCGTTCAGTTCCATCAGGATTTCGAGTACTGTCCCATCCATCCAAAACATAGGCTGTCAGGTATTCTGCTTTTTCCAAATAGGCAGCTTCCCCGGTGATCTTGTAGGATTCCAATAATTCCCGAACAAGCCACATCTGGTCATCATACACATTCTCTATTCCGGCGACATTGGCTGTTCCCTTAGCATTGCCCCGGTTTACACCATATACTGACCATTCTTTGGTTTGGGTATAGGATACCAGTTCAAAAGTTCCCAAGTAATAGTCTGCGTTTTCGTACAGTTGTCCCAACAGCTCAGCGTACTTTTCAAAATGCTCGTCATAGAGTGCCGCATTTCCATGTTCTTTATGAGCCTGGAGTCCGTGCAAGACAGCATTAACGGCTTCTATGGCTGCCGTGTACATCCACACGCTACCGGTTTCATCAGAACGGACCCCCGTAAAAGGATTATAATACCTAGCCATGGCCATGCCTGTCCCTGTAAAATGGGCAGACACAGCGTTATCGGTCAATTCCATTGCCCTGAGGATATTCTGTTCCGCAAGGCTAACCTCCTCGGGAGGGCTATTTGGTTCTGGGTCAGATGAACTTTCACTACATGCCACGAATAGTAGCATAACGAAACTCATAATTGTGATCATCATTCGGTTTTGTATCATGTTTAGGTTTATTGAATTAGTTAAGATCTATGCGGTGGATTACCAGTTTATTTTCGCCTGTATTGCCTTCAGCATTATATACCCCTAGAGCCAAGGTGACATCTTTGCCATTAAATTGGGACAAGTCATATGAAAAAGCGGCGTAACCTTCAGGATTTCCGGCCCCTCCATCTCCATGCTTAAATTTCCAGCAGCCATCCGCTGCGGCACTAGCTTCGTCTGCTGTATTGGACTGAGGTTCCAAATGGGTAACCGTACCGTTGTCTTCAATGGCGGTAAGCTTGAAATAGGTGAAATTATCACCAAAATTGCGTGTACTTAGTGTCAGCTGGTTGTTTCCAGCATCAATGGAAAACTTTGAGTATAAATAGGCTTCCGGCACCGTAGAACTTTCTTCAGGTGTATTGCGGGTTTTGATCAGGTAGCCTTCTGAAGGGAACACTTCCGGATCTTTTTTCAATGGAACAAAGAACCAATTTGCAGCAACATGATCCACCTCCCGCCATGCGCGGTATGCATCTACGTAATTATCACGGTTACCACCTATTGGGCTGATGCCTGTAAAGGACAGTTTGGTATGTGGCATAGTGGAGCGTATGGTTTCTTGAGTCAGGTTCCAGCCCTCGATCACCTCGTTGCCTGGTAACCAGTCCCAATTCTCAACTTTTCGGTCGGCAAAACGAATGGCCCGCAGTACGAGTTGCTTCCAATAATCCCCTGTGGATTGCCTATATAAACCGACCGCTATGACTACTTCCTTACCTATATAGTCACTAAGATCAAACGCTACATCTCCATAGCTTCCAGAAGCATATGTCCTGTTTTCTCCAATCTTCATTGCAGTAGGCTCGGCTGCCGACAAATCCACTACCTGTACGCCAAAGTAGGCCGGATTAGCTTCATCTGCATTGTGGGTGCTGACCCTAAGTGACAAAATCTTATTATCCTCTGTAATCCTCTTACTACCATAGACATAAGAATCAAACACATTCAAATCTGCTGGATTACTACGCTCGTCTTCATTATTTCTGATTTGGAGGGTAGTACCTTCATTTTGTTCTTGCCAGGCACCACGGAAATCCAACACCGACATGTAATTACAAGCCCAGTCCCATCGAGGATAGGCATCCGCATTACGACCACCTCGGTATTCATTGTAATACCATTTTTCAGCTGTCAGGAGATCTGCATAGGTAAGTCCACGGAGAATTTCACTACTGCCCATCGTAATGTCAATGCCCGCCTCTCCATCTAAAAAATCTTCCGGACTAACGGTTTTGGTAATGGATTCATAATTTGCTTTGCTGAACGTAATGGTGTACTCATCTACGATCAGGTTTTCTAGTGTATAGACACCGTCACTACCGGTAGTAGTTGTTCCGGCCACCCCCACACTGATGGTCACTCCTTCAAGTGGTTCGTCTCCGTTTTTCCCGTCCTTGATAGTTCCGGTAATCTTAGCTGAAGCAAACACCAACGATACATCCGCCGTAGCGATGTTATCATCATTGAACTTATCAAGATTTATGGTATGGCTGACCGTAAGCCATCCCGACTTGGAAAACTTTACTGCACGTGTCTTTAACGTGACATCCTCAAAAAAATACTTCCCGTCACTTGCAGTGGTGACGGAAATTTCATCTTCCCCTACTCCGGCTAGGGTAACGTTTACATCTGCAATTGGCTCGCCATCGGCATCCGTAACGGTACCTGTGATGGTTCCCCTAGGTTCTGCCATGGGCTCATCCTCATCGACACAGGAGGTCACCGATAGCAAAACCGTACTTAGCAAGGCGATGTAAATAATCGCTCGTAGTTTTTTACTCATTTGGTTAAATTTTAAGGGTTATTATTTAATTAACTTATTTTTTTTATCGATCTAAATGCATAATCGATTCAGCAATCCGATAAAGGCGAAAAATAAATATAGAGTGGTTAATTTTCGGGTTAAAATGGGGTTAATAACCAAGAGAAATTTGTTAATCCAACAATAATATCATCAATAGGAAAGTTAGGGATTGGGGTTGGTACGGATAGTAATCAGATGACGCAGGCTATGAAGATTTGCGCTGATATTGATAGTAGGAAAACCCTTAAAAGCAATCACCTTAGACCTTTTTCTGTACAATTAAGTCTACAAGGTGATATGTATCTCCGAATCCCGTGCTGGGACCAAAGAATAAAAACTTTCTATCATCAAAGCTCAAGACTAGCATTTATTTTTTTAAAATATTTCACCCAATGTTCCCTTTTTATAGAATTTTCGTAAACTTTCAGTTTCTTAAAAATCAAAGTACTGAAATAATCACATGGCTGTTTCTAAAAAAGAGCGAAGATTTTGGAAAATTATGTTTAACATGAGGCTGGAGAATTATCCCGAACATCATGACCATTTAAACTTAAGGGAAACTGATTTAGACAATGAGGGCTTAGCTTTTTTGTGTGGACGTATCAAAACCGTTAATCGGTTAGATCTTGATCATTGCCTTATTGATGATGATGGCATCAAACACATCTCACAAATAGCGCACATAGAAGAACTGAGATTAAAGGACGTGGCACTGAGTGATGCGGCAATCCCAGACTTGAATCGTTTAAAAACCTTACGTCTACTCCATTTGGGAGGTACTCAGATAAGCTGCGAAGGAGCGGCTCAGTTATCTAGCCTGACACACTTAAAAACACTGCTGATCACACCTGATATAATCAACAAGGAGGCTATCGCATCTTTCAACGCAAGACACCCCGAGTGTGACCTGATAATCAATTATAAGTGTCATATTCCTGGAATAGAAAGGGAGTAGCCAAAAGAAATGAGAGAACTTTATGCTTGAATCGGAACAGGTCAATATGTTGGAGCTAGTCCATTTAGACGGGTAAATATGTTCTACGCCACCTTTGGTTGCTATTTGGCCACGGATGAACGCCGATAAACACAGATAGGATGCTTAGGCATTGTAAATTCGTGTTCATCTCTTTTATCCGCGGCTTAACATAATTTATGCACATGCCTTTGGCTATCAAGAGGCTTCTCTGCAAAGCTTGAATTCATCTAGTCCATAAATAAAATGCCATTCTTTTAAGTAGGCTGCCTTCAGAAATAGGGTCAAGCAGGAAAGATGTGGGGTAGCCTATTTCGATGGGTAAATATGTTCTTCGCCACCTTTGGTTGCTATTTGGCCACGGTTGAACGTTGATAAACACAGATAGGATGCATAAGGCGTTGCAAATCCGTGGTATAGTGTATGATGTAAACTCGACAGTTAGCCCCAAAGGGGCGGCACATTCATAGCCATGGGTGAAGCCCATGGTAAATCAACCCATTCAACGTCTTCCGTTTTAGCCGCATAGACCGCCCTATTCTCCACAACTTCCCGCTAAAACCCATTCTAGCGGATGGAGGAAAAGCATCGTTTTAGCGGTATGAAATTTTCTTTTATAAGACCATATCAAAAATCCTCCCCCAGAAATATTGCTTGATCCATGAAATCCTGGACTGGATTACTTCAAAATGGAGCAATCCCAAAATAAGAGGAGTGAGAATTCATGAGAATCGACTTTTTCGGGACAGAGGATTCAACAAAATTTAAAAATATTTTACGGCCCCTTTTTGTGTTCAAATCGTATGCAAATAAAAAAACCACTTACAATTTTTGATCGTAAGTGGTTGATTTTCAGCTCCTCCTCTTGGGCTCGAACCAAGGACCCTCTGATTAACAGTCAGATGCTCTAACCAACTGAGCTAAGGAGGAATTTTGTTGTTTTGTTAACCCATTCGTTTAACGTGATGCAAACATAGCAGGTTGTTTGTTTTTTTCCAAACACCGAATCAAAAAAAGTACAACAAAATTTATTTCTACCTCGATTTCAGCAGCTTATTTTTCACCCGTTTCTTCACTAGGAGGAGCTTTTTCATCACCTTTAGTGGATGAATCACCTTTTTCTGAACCTGACGTTGGTTTGCTCCGAACACGAGATTTAGCCTCAGGCATGGATTTAATATAAAGGTCACGCTGCGGGAATGGAATCTCGATTCCTTCCTCCGTGAAGCGCTTGTATATATCTTTCATCACATCATTCCTCATGTCCACCCAGGTATCGATATCGGCCACCCAAAAGAGTAAGCGATACTCCACCGCACTATCTGCAAAATTCTGTAAAAAAACACTTGGCCCTGGGACTTTAAGAATCCCCTCCCGTTCGAGCACTCCTTTGAGCACCCCTTCCACCTGCTCGGAATCAGAGCCATAGGCCACGCCAATGAACAATTCCACACGCCGCCGTTTGTTGGACAATGTCCAGTTGATCAGCTGCTGGGAGAGAAGGTCCCCGTTGGGCATGATGAGTTCGGAGCCATCATACCCTAAGATCTTACTGGCCCGAATCCCTACTTCCTTCACCACGCCACTTCTTCCTCCTACCTCAATGACATCTCCGATTTGCACAGGCCGCTCAAAGGCAAGGATAATTCCAGACACCAGATTGTTGATAATTGTCTGCAAGCCGAAACCGATCCCCACGGATAGTGCCCCCAGTACTATAGCTACATTATCCAATGGAATCCCTGCTGCCGCAATGGCCAGCAAAAACCCTATCGTAAAAACTCCGAGTTTTATCAGCAATATCGAAGACCCAAGGCGCTGTTTACGGTTAGCCGCCATTTTTTGGTCTTTCGCTTCGGCAAAATAGGAAATATACTTAGATATAATCCCTGCAATCCAGATGATGATCACAAACGTCAATATACTGCCAAACGTAAAGGCACTTTCCCCTATTTTCCTTTCTTTGGCCAAAATAGCCGAGATATTTTCGTATAAATAATCATAAATAGTCAAGTTGGTAGTCAGGTAGTAAAGCCATATTGCCGTAGCCAAAAACACAAAAATATTTCGGACTTTGCTGGTAATATCCTGAAAATCAAAATAGGCTGTATATTCTGTAGAACTCTTTTTGCTCATTTCGATTTGTAGGTAAATCGCCTCCATGATCACCAGAACAAAAACATAAAGCCCCACTGCTTGCATCAAGCTGGTCGTAGCTGCTACCCCTAATATCTTCGCCAAGCTATACCTCCCCAAAATATTGGACACTACGGAAAGCCCCTGAATAAGCAAAAACAATTGAATCAACAAAATCATATACTTGGGATAGGTGATATTGGACTTTTTGACCGCACCTATGATATTATAGCTAAGCCCTATCCCTAACAAGCTGAGTACAAGCAGTGCCCAACGCTCCTCATAAGCCGTCTCGATATATAAATTGCTTACACTGTAAATGATGAAAATAACCAGAAATACCCACCAATACACATAAACCTTCTTCTTCACATGAGGCTTAATCAGCACAGTAGTCACCAGCATCAGCAACCATAAGACTACCATAATCAGCACCACAGGTGGAGACCTAAAAAAGAATGTCGCCAAGGGCAAAACGATGATCATTGCCGACAACAATGGATTTCGCGGAACAAACTTGGTTCGCTGGAGGATGATATCAGCAAATTCCTTCTCTGACCGTATATGCCGTAACAGGTACCTGAACCAAATGAAAAAACCCAACACCATGACAGCTATCCACAGCATCACGGGACGACTCGCCTCAAGATATCCATTAAAGATAATACTATTGATGATCACTGAATGCCTAATCACCCTAGATATCTCCTTGGTATTTCGATACGAACTAGGCTTCCATATATAGTTAATTTCCTTATTAAAAAGTGCCCTTTCCAGCACTCGTTCTCGCTCCCTAATCTCTTCTTCAAAATCCCGTAGGGAAATCAGTGCCCCTGAAAGACGGCTTTGATAATTTGCTAAATTTAGCTGACGCTCAACGTATAGGCTGTCACCTGTTTTAATGCGTCCTTTTAGCTCCTCAAGTTGACTCTGAAAGGCGGGAAGGATTTTTGGATCATCAATTTCTACTAACAGTACCTTATCCTTCTTAATGGCACGGAGGGAGTCGTACGCATTCAGCACCTCGGCATTTCTACTATCAAAATCTTCCTTCCATCTTTGTAGAATCCTATCCTGATAATTGGTGAAGTTACTTAGTGCATTGAGATAACGTAAATTGATATCCCGGTCTTTCACCTCGAGTCGCTCGCGGACTTTATTGATATTCTCCTCCACCCCTGGTAGATGGGTACTAATTTCCGTGGTATCGATGACCCTTCCCAGTATTTTATTGATGTGGTTAGTAGCTACGATATACTTCTCCATGGTATGGATGACCGAATTAAGGCTCCGTTCCTCCTTGACAGTATCATTATCAGCAGTGGCCACCGAATCTTCGGTCAAATTAAGCAATGAGTCCCCTTTAGTGAGTATTTCTGTTGCCGTCTGGAAAGCCTGTCCCTCGAACACCAGCCCTAAAGCTAAAAAAGACATCAAAAACACGCGAAAACAAAGAAATGGTTTCATAAAATCGACAAGGTAATTTTAACTAAAAGTAACAAGAAATTTCGAGTGCAAAATTATCCCCTATAAGCAAAGTTGCCCACTTTTAACGAATTCTTGCCATCCTATCCTGCAAAATTTCCTTTAGCAAATTTTATTAACTTAAAATTTCAATAAACTTAACAGCCATTAGATTAATATTTCATATATCATTAAATTTGAACGGATGCATTAGGCAATCCGCGCTAATCAAGACCAAATAAGATATGAAAAACTGGAGCAAACTGCTATTCACACTTTTTCTATGCAGCCTGACCACCTGCAAACTCCTGGCTCAATCAACGCCAGAAGACCAAAAAATGCAATGGTTCAAAGATGCCAAACTAGGGATTTTCATCCATTGGGGCATCTATTCCGTAAACGGCATCGATGAATCATGGTCGTTTTTTAACGATTACATTTCGTATGATGACTATATGAAACAGCTCGATGGTTTCACTGCCGCCAAATATGACCCTGAAAAATGGGCCAAGCTCATTAAATCCGCAGGTGCAAAATATGCCGTCATCACCGCCAAACACCATGATGGAGTTGCCCTTTGGGACAGCAAGGCAAGCGATCTGACGGTCGTCAAAAAGACTCCCGCCAAAAGAGACCTCATCCAACCTTTCATGGAAGCCCTTGAAAAAGAAGGCCTCAAAAAAGGCCTCTATTATTCGGTCTTGGATTGGTCTCATCCAGATTATGACCGAAAAACCCGCACGAAATACCGCTACAAAAATGATTCTGAGCGGTTCCAAAAGTTTGTTGATTTTAACTTCCAGCAATTGGAAGAGCTTTCCTTGAATTTTAACCCCGACCTTTACTGGTTTGATGGTGATTGGGAACACAAAGCCGAAGAATGGAGAAGCCAAGAACTTAAAGACCAATTGCTCGAATGGAACCCGAACGTCATCGTCAACTCCCGCATCGGAGGAGATCTCGGTGATTACGCCACTCCTGAACAAGGCGTCCCAGTCACCCGCCCTAGCAGCAACTACTGGGAACTCTGCCTCACCATGAACAACAGCTGGGGCTTCCAGCACAACGACCACAATTACAAAAGCCCTAATGAGCTTTTAAGGATATTTGTCGACTGCCTCCACATGGGCGGCAATCTGCTGCTGGACATCGGCCCCAAGCCTGACGGAACCATCCCGAGTGAAGCGGTCAATATCCTAGAAGCCTTCGGAAGATGGACTGACAAACACGCCGCAGCCATCTATGACACCCAAGCAGGAATTCCAGAGGGCCACGTTTACGCTCCCACCACCTTGTCCAAAGACCGAAAAACCCTTTATATCTACCTGGATTACAAGGTAAACGAATCTCTGGTCATCAAGGGACTAAAAAACAAGATCAACCGAATTTGGGTAGTAGGCAACGGAACCAAACTCGAGCACAGGGAAGTGGGCAAGCAATACTGGAGCGCTGTTCCAGGCCTAAAATACATCGATATTCCTGAAAGTGTTTACGACAAAGACATTACGGTGATTGCCGTACTGCTGGACGGAGAAGTCGACCTCTACAGAGAAAAAGGCCAGGTAATCGAAAGCAACTAACATCCATAAGCCTTCTTCTACATCCATTGACACAAAAGAGATTGCCCCTCTATCGGGCAAACTCTTTTTTTGTGGCTTTACCCAACCCATTATCTGACCATTTTTCCATCAAACAAAGCCATTTTGACAGTAAAACACAGCGAAAAAACAAAATAACAGCCAAAAAGTCAGGTAAAATGGTTAAAAATCCGATTGGTACAAAATTCACTGTAGTATGAACAGAATCAAATAAAACAATTCAAAAACTAAAAAATCATACTACTATGAAACTTGTAAGATATAATCACTTAGAGCCAAATTATCCTTCTA comes from Echinicola vietnamensis DSM 17526 and encodes:
- a CDS encoding SusC/RagA family TonB-linked outer membrane protein, whose protein sequence is MQKIYKQFSTGLMKYSLMGAALLYFGNAPVHASVLASVHALVDDQKVQEEDKTVSGTVVAEDGTPMPGVNVLLKGTLSGTTTDLDGNYTLTVPDDDTVLTFSFIGYVTQNVKVGTRSVIEVKMMPDTQQLGEVVVVGYGMQEKVTMTGSVANIKGDEMLRTKNENPQNMLTGRIAGVRVWQKSAEPGTFNASFDIRGLGAPLIVIDGIQRTMADFQRLNPTDIDEVSVLKDASAAIYGARAANGVVLVTTKRGSDSGKAKVTYNGSYTLQSPSGFPALADPYETMTLYNEMAMNNINGGNLIYQDDDFEAFRTGRRRTTDWNALLVSDYAPQSQHDISISGGTEKTQYYIAGGYMYQEGIFKSGDMNYNKINLRSNITTEITKGLDFNLNLSGVADQRNSPYSSAVDIIRNYWRQGVLFPAYADPENTMLNYEGLDLEQNTIAMMRADVSGHRKYKQKYFQSSASLEFDFGTVSSDLEGLSAKGLVSFDYRGDDNDIYRREYYQYMYDPVEDSYVSKLYNNSSPNQIRRELYSRQQFLGQFLINYKRTFDKVHAVSGLLGFETQNRKGDNFYAQRDLAFAMEYLVGGMNENQQGGMQGGSGDLYEISNSAMFGRVNYAYGERYIAEVQFRYDGSSKFVETNRWGWFPSGSIGWRLSEEPFFKSVSALSFVDQLKFRASYGMTADDGSLAYDWYPGYIYPATSGNAQQGYYNQYAPGYMLNGEFVYGASVVVPNENITWWTAKTFNVGVDFEAWMGKFGFSLDYFDRRREGLFSTRSGDVPSVVGTGAPRENTNSDRQFGIDLELSHRNKIGEVSYGVKGIATITRRQHLIAAEKGPYGNSYDRWRNDNLTNRYQGVQFGYVSAGRYTDWEDIWSYDIYKDRGVLPGDYKYEDWNGDGEINGLDQHPFAYDQTPWLNYSLALDATYKDFDMSVLLQGSALGSMQYQEPLYSIWGSNGGGALEQYLDRWHPVDPLADPYDPETEWISGYYGYTGNYPFGNSEFNRVSTDYLRLKSIEIGYTLRLRRSASTNIRFYANAYNLLTFTGVKFVDPEHPGDALGRLYPLTKTYTLGVTASF
- a CDS encoding glycoside hydrolase family 76 protein, whose amino-acid sequence is MMITIMSFVMLLFVACSESSSDPEPNSPPEEVSLAEQNILRAMELTDNAVSAHFTGTGMAMARYYNPFTGVRSDETGSVWMYTAAIEAVNAVLHGLQAHKEHGNAALYDEHFEKYAELLGQLYENADYYLGTFELVSYTQTKEWSVYGVNRGNAKGTANVAGIENVYDDQMWLVRELLESYKITGEAAYLEKAEYLTAYVLDGWDSTRNPDGTERGGITWGPGYVTKHACSNGPMVSPLVWLHEIYEGKSDEITYRYIDADDKQTRKTMQVNKSDYYADFAQKVYNWQKDRLLRSDGVYDDMRGGCSPGNPQTETVNGTEYRKGITCQDRVGPAISYNSGTMLSGAADLYRTTNDEVYLQDVKGLSDDSFQYFAKPDQSHEGYYSYDISGFNNWFNGVLMRGYVDVHPFYGAASEYIGTFQQNLDYGYDNFLHEGFLPTNLLVGWSLTDNNNRTEGMFNFAFAAEYAVLSRYELTK
- a CDS encoding MSCRAMM family protein: MSKKLRAIIYIALLSTVLLSVTSCVDEDEPMAEPRGTITGTVTDADGEPIADVNVTLAGVGEDEISVTTASDGKYFFEDVTLKTRAVKFSKSGWLTVSHTINLDKFNDDNIATADVSLVFASAKITGTIKDGKNGDEPLEGVTISVGVAGTTTTGSDGVYTLENLIVDEYTITFSKANYESITKTVSPEDFLDGEAGIDITMGSSEILRGLTYADLLTAEKWYYNEYRGGRNADAYPRWDWACNYMSVLDFRGAWQEQNEGTTLQIRNNEDERSNPADLNVFDSYVYGSKRITEDNKILSLRVSTHNADEANPAYFGVQVVDLSAAEPTAMKIGENRTYASGSYGDVAFDLSDYIGKEVVIAVGLYRQSTGDYWKQLVLRAIRFADRKVENWDWLPGNEVIEGWNLTQETIRSTMPHTKLSFTGISPIGGNRDNYVDAYRAWREVDHVAANWFFVPLKKDPEVFPSEGYLIKTRNTPEESSTVPEAYLYSKFSIDAGNNQLTLSTRNFGDNFTYFKLTAIEDNGTVTHLEPQSNTADEASAAADGCWKFKHGDGGAGNPEGYAAFSYDLSQFNGKDVTLALGVYNAEGNTGENKLVIHRIDLN
- a CDS encoding mechanosensitive ion channel family protein; translation: MKPFLCFRVFLMSFLALGLVFEGQAFQTATEILTKGDSLLNLTEDSVATADNDTVKEERSLNSVIHTMEKYIVATNHINKILGRVIDTTEISTHLPGVEENINKVRERLEVKDRDINLRYLNALSNFTNYQDRILQRWKEDFDSRNAEVLNAYDSLRAIKKDKVLLVEIDDPKILPAFQSQLEELKGRIKTGDSLYVERQLNLANYQSRLSGALISLRDFEEEIRERERVLERALFNKEINYIWKPSSYRNTKEISRVIRHSVIINSIIFNGYLEASRPVMLWIAVMVLGFFIWFRYLLRHIRSEKEFADIILQRTKFVPRNPLLSAMIIVLPLATFFFRSPPVVLIMVVLWLLMLVTTVLIKPHVKKKVYVYWWVFLVIFIIYSVSNLYIETAYEERWALLVLSLLGIGLSYNIIGAVKKSNITYPKYMILLIQLFLLIQGLSVVSNILGRYSLAKILGVAATTSLMQAVGLYVFVLVIMEAIYLQIEMSKKSSTEYTAYFDFQDITSKVRNIFVFLATAIWLYYLTTNLTIYDYLYENISAILAKERKIGESAFTFGSILTFVIIIWIAGIISKYISYFAEAKDQKMAANRKQRLGSSILLIKLGVFTIGFLLAIAAAGIPLDNVAIVLGALSVGIGFGLQTIINNLVSGIILAFERPVQIGDVIEVGGRSGVVKEVGIRASKILGYDGSELIMPNGDLLSQQLINWTLSNKRRRVELFIGVAYGSDSEQVEGVLKGVLEREGILKVPGPSVFLQNFADSAVEYRLLFWVADIDTWVDMRNDVMKDIYKRFTEEGIEIPFPQRDLYIKSMPEAKSRVRSKPTSGSEKGDSSTKGDEKAPPSEETGEK
- a CDS encoding alpha-L-fucosidase — protein: MKNWSKLLFTLFLCSLTTCKLLAQSTPEDQKMQWFKDAKLGIFIHWGIYSVNGIDESWSFFNDYISYDDYMKQLDGFTAAKYDPEKWAKLIKSAGAKYAVITAKHHDGVALWDSKASDLTVVKKTPAKRDLIQPFMEALEKEGLKKGLYYSVLDWSHPDYDRKTRTKYRYKNDSERFQKFVDFNFQQLEELSLNFNPDLYWFDGDWEHKAEEWRSQELKDQLLEWNPNVIVNSRIGGDLGDYATPEQGVPVTRPSSNYWELCLTMNNSWGFQHNDHNYKSPNELLRIFVDCLHMGGNLLLDIGPKPDGTIPSEAVNILEAFGRWTDKHAAAIYDTQAGIPEGHVYAPTTLSKDRKTLYIYLDYKVNESLVIKGLKNKINRIWVVGNGTKLEHREVGKQYWSAVPGLKYIDIPESVYDKDITVIAVLLDGEVDLYREKGQVIESN